GCCACGGGCCCCACGGGCGGACGATTCTCCGCGTCCCATGAGCGTGCTCGACAAGGTGCTGTCATTGCGGCCGGGCAACACGGTGGCCCGGGTGGGCGCGAGCTCGCGCGTGCCGCTGCTCAACCCGCGTGAGCCGCTGCGCGCCCTCGACCGCCTCCCGGTCGCCCTGGCCTGTCTCCCCGTCCAGTCGAAGGCCGCGCTGCCGGGTCTGCTCCGCGCCGCGCGCTCGGAGGACGCGGTCCTCGGCCTCGCCTGTCCGCACCCCACCGCCGACCGTGGCGCCGCCGAGCGCTTCATCGCGGCCGTGCACGAGGCCGCCGCCGAGGCCGAGCACGCGCGCCCCCTGTTCCTCCAGGCCGGTCCCATCCGCGTCACCGGCTCCGACGAGGACTCCCTCGCCCCCCTGCGCGAGGGCCTCTTCCGCGTCGTCGACGCGGGCTTCACCCTGGTCTCCCTCGACCTGTCCCGCCTGGACTCCTACGCCGCCGTGGAGGCCGTGAACGGCCTCGTCGGCCCCGTGACGGAGCGGGAGCTCGCCCTCGAACTCAGCGCCCCCGTGCCCGCGTCCGGTGGGCTCATCGACGCCTACCGCACGCTCCTCGAGGGCCTGTCCCAGTGGAAGGTCCCCCTCCGCTTCGTCCGCGTCTCCGAACGTGACCTCGGCGGCGCTGAACCCGACGTGGGCACCCTGCGCTCCATCGTCGACCTGGCCACGGACTACAACGCCTCCGTCTGCGTCGGCGACGTGCGCGAGGGCTTCCCCCGCATGCTCCCCACCTACGTCGCCGCGGGCGCGAAGAAGGTCGACTGCGTGGGCCCCTTCGAGCGGCTCGCCCTGACCTCCTGGCCCTCCGAGGTCCGCGAGAGCCTCGAGTCCAAGTCTGCCGCGTCAGGTCTCCCCGCCGGAGACCTCCTGAGCGTCATCGAGGACAGCCTCCCACCCCTCGACCCCCAGGCCCGCGAGCGGCTCGAAGCCCTCTCCTTCGCCGAAGCCGCCGAGGTCCTCGCCGCCCTGGGCGCCGCGGGCACGGGCCACTCCGTGATGCGCTTCCTCGCGCAGAACCAGGGCGAGTAGCCCCGGCGCGGTGTAGAAGGCCCCCCATGCGAATCGTCTCAGGCTCCGCGAAGGGCAGGGCGCTGGCCGGCCCCAAGCCCACGTCGCAGCACATCCGCCCCACGGCGGACCGCGTGCGGGAGACCCTCTTCAACATCCTCGGCCAGTTCCTCGACGGCCAGCGCGTCCTCGATCTCTACGCCGGCACCGGCGCCCTGGGCCTGGAGGCCCTGTCCCGCGGCGCGGGCGCCCTGGTCCTCGTCGACCAGGACCGCGAGGCCCAGGCCCTGTGCAAGCAGAACACCCAGGCGCTCGGCTTCTCGGCCCAGGTGGAGCTGCTCTCCCAGCCCGTGGTGCGGGGGCTGGACACCCTGGGTCGTCGGGGAGACCGCTTCGAGCTCATCTTCGCGGACCCGCCCTACGCGGCGCGCGTGGTGGAGACGGTGCTGGAGGCCGTCACGGCGGCGGGGGTGCTCGCGCCCGGCGGGATGCTCGTCGTGGAACACGACAAGCGCGAGGAGGCCCCCGAGTCGCACGCCGGGCTCACCCGGGAGGACCAGCGCCGCTTCGGGGACACCGTGGTCAGCTTCTACCGGGCGCCGTGAGCATTGCTTGACCGGCCCTCGGCCCCGTCCGAGACTCCCCGTCTCATGCCTGTCGCCATCTACCCAGGTTCGTTCGATCCGCTCACCAACGGGCACCTGAGCCTCATCCAGCGCAGCCTGAAGATGTTCGACAAAGTCATCGTCGCCATCGCGGTGAACCCCAAGAAGACCCCCCTGTTCACCGAGGACGAGCGCCGCGACCTCATCCGCGACGCTGTCAAGGACGAGCGCGTGGAGGTGGACGCCTTCCACGGTCTGCTGGTCGACTACGTCAAGCGCCGCGGGGTGAACGTCATCGTCCGCGGGCTGCGCGCGGTGTCGGACTTCGAATACGAGTTCCAGCTCGCGAACATGAACCGCAAGCTGGCGCCCACCGTGGAGACCGTCTTCATGATGACGGGTGAGGACTACTTCTACATCTCCTCCCAGCTCGTGCGTGAAGTCGCCTCGTTCGGAGGGGACGTCACGGGGCTCGTCCCACCCAATGTTCACGCGGGGCTGCAGGCGAAATTCGCGCGGAAGACGTAGTGGCCTGACAGCACTTGTCGGGCCGGCCCTGGCGCGCTACGCATCCGGGCCATGAAACTCGCCCGCCGGCTCCAGGCCATCAAGCCCTCCCCGACGCTCGCTCTCAACTCCCGCGCCAAGGCGCTCGCGGCCCAAGGCGTGGACGTCGTGGTCCTGGCGGCGGGCGAGCCCGACTTCGACACGCCCGACTACGTCAAGCAGGCCGCGGTCGACGCGCTCAACGCGGGCTTCACCAAGTACACCGCCACCGCGGGCATCCCCGAGCTGCGCGAGGCCATCTGCAACAAGCTGGAGCGCGACAACGGGCTGCGCTTCACCCCCGAGCAGGTGCTCGTCACCTCCGG
The genomic region above belongs to Myxococcus guangdongensis and contains:
- the rsmD gene encoding 16S rRNA (guanine(966)-N(2))-methyltransferase RsmD, with the translated sequence MRIVSGSAKGRALAGPKPTSQHIRPTADRVRETLFNILGQFLDGQRVLDLYAGTGALGLEALSRGAGALVLVDQDREAQALCKQNTQALGFSAQVELLSQPVVRGLDTLGRRGDRFELIFADPPYAARVVETVLEAVTAAGVLAPGGMLVVEHDKREEAPESHAGLTREDQRRFGDTVVSFYRAP
- the coaD gene encoding pantetheine-phosphate adenylyltransferase produces the protein MPVAIYPGSFDPLTNGHLSLIQRSLKMFDKVIVAIAVNPKKTPLFTEDERRDLIRDAVKDERVEVDAFHGLLVDYVKRRGVNVIVRGLRAVSDFEYEFQLANMNRKLAPTVETVFMMTGEDYFYISSQLVREVASFGGDVTGLVPPNVHAGLQAKFARKT